One genomic region from Pigmentibacter ruber encodes:
- a CDS encoding FKBP-type peptidyl-prolyl cis-trans isomerase, with protein sequence MKFASTKKWATLAALASSPMLSFSSFAAETPAKKEAPSTPATKKGTMTFKNDEEKASYIIGHEISSSIKGGEIKINKNILLKAIEDGLNGKESEISTQDSQAFMQKYMTEQQKIRSDKNLKEGETFLSKNKAEKGVVTLASGLQYKIITEGKGAKPKATDTVTVNYEGTLINGKVFDSSYQRGQPVSFPVNGVIKGWTEALQLMPEGSTWMLYIPAGLAYGAQSPSPSIGPNSTLVFKVNLVSIAKPAPATKTAENEKK encoded by the coding sequence ATGAAATTTGCTTCAACAAAAAAATGGGCAACACTTGCTGCTCTTGCAAGTTCTCCAATGCTTTCTTTTTCCTCTTTTGCAGCTGAAACTCCTGCAAAAAAAGAAGCACCTTCTACTCCAGCAACTAAGAAGGGTACTATGACTTTTAAAAATGACGAAGAAAAAGCGAGCTATATTATTGGACACGAAATTTCTTCAAGCATTAAAGGCGGAGAAATAAAGATTAATAAAAATATCTTGTTAAAAGCTATTGAAGATGGATTAAATGGAAAAGAATCTGAAATTAGCACACAAGATTCTCAAGCTTTTATGCAAAAATATATGACAGAACAACAAAAAATTCGTAGCGATAAGAACTTAAAAGAAGGCGAAACTTTTTTAAGCAAAAATAAAGCTGAAAAAGGCGTAGTTACTTTAGCAAGTGGGCTACAATATAAAATTATTACTGAAGGAAAAGGCGCTAAACCAAAAGCAACTGATACAGTAACAGTTAACTACGAAGGTACTTTAATTAATGGAAAAGTATTTGATAGTTCCTACCAACGTGGCCAACCTGTTTCTTTTCCTGTAAATGGAGTGATTAAAGGCTGGACTGAAGCATTACAATTAATGCCTGAAGGGTCAACTTGGATGCTTTATATCCCAGCAGGTCTTGCATATGGTGCACAATCTCCTTCTCCATCTATTGGACCTAATTCAACTCTTGTTTTCAAAGTAAATTTAGTATCAATTGCCAAACCAGCACCTGCAACTAAAACCGCTGAAAATGAAAAAAAATAA
- a CDS encoding adenylyltransferase/cytidyltransferase family protein, whose product MEKKTYEFSIYIGRFQPFHLGHLESIKFALKYSKKLIIILGGAYSSPSPRGPWNIAQRIEMINSCLSETEKNKIYFVGIRDRLYCEEKWIQNVQGEVFKITNSVRNIAIIGHQKDASSYYLKIFPQWEFLETGNFKSINATDIRNLLFLKNDFLKISKYVPKPILKYLTKYAKSNDYNLLKRKFKYIEKNRNKLRRDSVTNALIFCNQYILLLMSKEPLKKDLYSLPEVDYLDREFENNSLENLQNEVTIDIDKEHLSMSYVSSDFFNYSERFPLGKQLSKTYLFMIKSDNLPLISAAKNSLKVMWVLLDDLPFFQDKMYADHYQIIQKFNKNFY is encoded by the coding sequence GTGGAGAAAAAAACATATGAGTTCAGCATATATATTGGACGTTTTCAACCATTTCATTTAGGACATTTGGAAAGTATTAAATTTGCGCTTAAGTATTCAAAAAAGTTAATTATTATTTTAGGTGGTGCTTATTCTTCTCCATCTCCTAGAGGGCCATGGAATATTGCGCAAAGAATTGAAATGATTAATTCTTGTTTGAGCGAAACTGAAAAAAACAAAATTTATTTTGTTGGTATTCGCGATAGACTTTATTGTGAAGAAAAATGGATTCAAAATGTACAAGGAGAAGTATTTAAAATTACAAATTCAGTTAGAAATATTGCAATTATTGGACATCAAAAAGATGCTAGTTCATATTACCTAAAAATCTTTCCCCAATGGGAGTTTTTAGAAACAGGCAATTTTAAAAGTATAAATGCAACTGATATCAGAAATCTTTTATTTTTGAAAAATGATTTTTTAAAAATTAGTAAATATGTGCCTAAACCTATTCTTAAATATCTAACTAAATATGCTAAATCAAATGACTATAATTTATTAAAAAGAAAATTTAAATATATAGAGAAAAATAGGAATAAATTAAGAAGAGATAGTGTGACTAATGCTTTAATTTTTTGCAATCAATATATCCTTCTTTTAATGAGTAAAGAACCATTGAAAAAAGATCTTTATTCTCTTCCTGAAGTGGATTATTTAGATAGAGAATTTGAAAATAATTCACTTGAAAATTTACAAAATGAAGTAACAATTGATATTGATAAAGAGCATTTATCAATGAGTTATGTTTCAAGTGATTTTTTTAATTATTCGGAACGTTTTCCTTTAGGAAAACAATTGTCAAAAACATATTTATTTATGATTAAATCTGATAATTTACCATTAATTTCAGCTGCAAAAAACTCACTAAAAGTTATGTGGGTTTTATTAGATGATTTACCATTTTTTCAAGATAAAATGTATGCAGATCATTATCAAATAATTCAAAAATTTAATAAGAATTTTTATTAA
- a CDS encoding DUF692 domain-containing protein, which produces MNEINLTIKHKDGIFGAGLRAAHYSFWHQLSDLPILEIMADNYMMLEGGPALYHLDKIRERTHTVMHGVGLNIANAFSIDRNYCYNLKKLSDRLNPLVISDHLCFSASPTHNSFDLLPIPLNEETEKLVINNIHIVQDILQRPLCLENISSYVAYKNNDYTEIEFLNSLCKKTGCGILLDINNLYVSAVNHKFNALTELKKVNPSFVKQYHLAGHSTMDDFLFDTHDNLVCSEVWSLMQSALNFIGKRPVIIERDDEQAPISEIINEINIGNSLI; this is translated from the coding sequence GTGAATGAAATAAATTTAACGATTAAACATAAAGATGGAATATTTGGGGCAGGCCTTCGAGCTGCCCATTATTCATTTTGGCACCAACTCTCTGACCTTCCTATTCTTGAAATTATGGCAGATAACTACATGATGTTAGAAGGCGGTCCGGCTCTTTATCATTTAGATAAGATAAGAGAACGAACACACACTGTTATGCATGGTGTAGGTTTAAATATTGCAAATGCTTTTAGCATTGATAGAAATTACTGTTACAACTTGAAAAAACTTAGTGACAGATTAAATCCATTAGTAATTTCAGATCACCTCTGTTTTTCTGCTTCACCAACACACAATAGTTTTGACTTACTTCCTATTCCACTAAATGAAGAAACTGAAAAACTTGTTATTAATAACATTCATATTGTCCAAGATATTCTGCAAAGACCTCTTTGTCTTGAAAACATATCTTCTTATGTTGCTTATAAAAATAATGATTATACAGAAATAGAATTTTTAAATTCACTTTGCAAAAAAACAGGTTGTGGTATTCTTTTGGATATAAATAATCTTTATGTATCAGCAGTAAATCATAAATTTAATGCATTAACAGAATTAAAGAAAGTTAATCCTAGTTTTGTTAAACAATATCATCTAGCTGGTCACTCGACGATGGATGATTTTTTATTTGATACTCATGACAATTTAGTTTGCTCTGAAGTTTGGTCGTTAATGCAGTCTGCTTTAAACTTTATTGGTAAAAGACCTGTGATAATTGAACGTGATGATGAACAAGCTCCTATTTCAGAAATAATCAATGAAATTAATATTGGAAATTCATTAATATGA
- a CDS encoding BufA1 family periplasmic bufferin-type metallophore — protein sequence MHAKKIIITAALNSIALTIHAQNKADVVISQEVEKCFGIQKKEMNSCAVDKTDIDAANAAFKNKYKKSTTFECAGNVMGSDKKGYLGWLYVAKGSCLKIEGGFLIKKDEKGKKVVEKG from the coding sequence ATGCATGCAAAAAAAATAATAATAACAGCAGCACTTAATAGTATTGCTCTAACTATTCATGCACAAAACAAAGCAGATGTTGTCATCTCCCAGGAAGTTGAAAAATGTTTCGGAATTCAAAAAAAAGAAATGAATTCTTGTGCAGTAGATAAAACAGATATTGATGCTGCCAATGCTGCTTTTAAAAATAAGTACAAAAAAAGCACTACTTTTGAATGCGCAGGAAATGTCATGGGTTCTGATAAAAAAGGATATCTTGGCTGGCTTTATGTCGCAAAAGGTTCGTGTTTAAAAATTGAAGGAGGCTTTTTAATTAAGAAAGATGAGAAAGGAAAAAAAGTTGTCGAAAAAGGATAA
- a CDS encoding YceI family protein — MRSIDLSKLLLLTSLIVTPLNVLANSSNKKTETVIAAAEVAKDYSIDPDHSKVSFEVAHLVISSVTGEFKKFKGTFKFNPEDFTQTQLDASAEINSIDTSVKKRDDHLKSPDFFDAKKFPVMTFKSKGAKKTGDKTFELMGDMTIKGITKPVTFKVTYNGQIKDNAKVLQAFKAVAEINRKDFGVNFQAVVEAGPVVGDTVTINIACEGTRKP; from the coding sequence ATGCGCTCTATCGATCTCTCAAAGTTACTATTGTTAACTTCTCTTATAGTTACTCCTTTAAATGTTCTCGCCAATAGTTCAAATAAGAAAACGGAAACAGTAATAGCTGCAGCAGAAGTTGCAAAGGACTATTCTATAGATCCTGATCACTCTAAAGTTTCATTCGAAGTTGCACACTTAGTTATTAGCTCAGTTACAGGAGAATTCAAAAAATTTAAAGGAACTTTTAAATTTAACCCAGAAGATTTCACTCAAACCCAATTAGATGCTTCCGCAGAAATTAATTCAATTGATACATCTGTGAAAAAAAGAGATGATCATTTAAAAAGCCCAGATTTTTTTGATGCAAAGAAATTTCCTGTTATGACCTTTAAATCTAAAGGAGCCAAAAAAACTGGAGACAAAACATTTGAATTAATGGGAGATATGACGATAAAAGGTATTACTAAACCAGTTACATTTAAAGTTACATATAATGGCCAAATAAAAGATAATGCAAAAGTTCTTCAAGCTTTTAAAGCAGTTGCTGAGATTAATCGGAAAGATTTTGGTGTTAATTTTCAAGCAGTTGTGGAAGCAGGACCTGTTGTTGGAGATACAGTTACTATAAACATTGCCTGTGAAGGGACTCGTAAACCATAA